One Clostridium sp. CM027 genomic window carries:
- the ytxC gene encoding putative sporulation protein YtxC, which yields MLLLTIVYNRSMECIIDEIKDIKKCFEDKKNFSGISENIIGDTHVVKFFCDDDNLSDASIKTFNLHVANMLYKIVVMEFCKKGLKKFLDESYFFLQYDEIEQIKPRIQEYLSSEGEISGPNGVYCMNRKNSIIDKITKCIEENNEINISGFLTFRTKELKGDLECIVDKVVEEYMVEKEYNEFIKLLKYFVDVQDSKVDEINILIEKNGNYRLTDEEGNDLVGNMMMELPDVKFDSKENREELIISTMITNAPKKVIIHCVEHCKNKELIQTINKVFADRVYYCDKCVKCEEIKKETLVW from the coding sequence ATGCTTTTATTAACTATTGTATATAATAGGAGTATGGAATGTATTATTGATGAAATTAAAGACATTAAGAAGTGTTTTGAAGATAAAAAAAATTTTTCAGGTATATCGGAAAATATAATAGGGGATACTCACGTAGTAAAGTTTTTTTGTGATGATGACAACTTAAGCGATGCTAGTATCAAAACATTTAATTTGCATGTTGCAAACATGTTATATAAAATAGTTGTAATGGAATTTTGTAAAAAAGGACTCAAAAAATTTTTAGATGAATCTTATTTTTTTCTGCAATATGATGAAATAGAACAAATTAAACCTAGGATACAAGAATACTTGAGTAGTGAGGGCGAAATATCCGGACCTAATGGAGTATATTGTATGAATAGGAAAAATAGTATAATTGATAAGATAACTAAATGTATAGAAGAAAATAATGAAATTAATATAAGTGGATTTTTAACCTTTAGGACAAAAGAGCTAAAGGGAGATTTAGAGTGCATAGTGGATAAAGTTGTGGAAGAGTATATGGTAGAGAAAGAATATAATGAGTTTATAAAATTGCTTAAATACTTTGTTGATGTTCAGGATAGTAAGGTAGATGAGATTAATATTCTAATTGAAAAAAACGGAAATTATCGTTTAACAGATGAAGAAGGTAATGATTTAGTAGGAAATATGATGATGGAGTTACCGGATGTTAAATTTGATTCAAAAGAAAATCGAGAGGAACTTATTATTAGCACTATGATAACCAATGCTCCTAAAAAAGTAATTATACACTGTGTAGAGCATTGTAAAAATAAAGAACTAATACAAACGATAAACAAGGTTTTTGCAGATAGGGTCTATTATTGTGATAAATGTGTTAAATGTGAAGAGATAAAAAAAGAAACTCTTGTATGGTAG
- the infC gene encoding translation initiation factor IF-3, translated as MKIISKNKDFMMNEEIRVREIRVIGADGSALGILNTKDALNLAEEKDLDLVMMSPTAKPPVCRIMDFGKFIYEQQKKEKEAKKKQKVVNLKEIRLSATIEDHDIAIKASNAKKFLLDEDKVKITVRFRGREIENSKVGHKILKSFVEKIGDVYIVEKPARQEGRNMIMILAPKKA; from the coding sequence GTGAAAATTATTAGTAAAAACAAAGATTTCATGATGAATGAAGAAATCAGAGTTAGAGAAATAAGAGTTATTGGAGCTGATGGTTCTGCATTGGGTATCTTGAATACTAAAGATGCGTTGAATCTTGCGGAAGAGAAAGATTTAGATTTAGTTATGATGTCTCCTACCGCGAAACCTCCAGTATGTAGAATAATGGATTTTGGTAAGTTTATCTATGAGCAACAGAAAAAAGAAAAAGAAGCTAAAAAGAAACAAAAAGTTGTTAATCTTAAAGAAATACGATTAAGTGCAACAATAGAAGATCATGATATTGCAATTAAGGCTAGTAATGCTAAAAAATTCTTGTTAGATGAAGATAAGGTAAAGATAACCGTAAGATTTAGAGGTAGAGAAATTGAAAACTCAAAAGTCGGACATAAGATATTAAAATCTTTTGTAGAAAAAATCGGTGATGTTTATATTGTTGAAAAACCAGCGAGACAAGAGGGAAGAAATATGATAATGATTTTAGCTCCCAAAAAAGCATAA
- the rpmI gene encoding 50S ribosomal protein L35: MPKMKTHRGAAKRFKKTGTGKLKRAKAFTSHILTKKSPKRKRNLRKTAYVSTTQIKSMKKLLPYL; this comes from the coding sequence ATGCCTAAAATGAAAACACATAGAGGCGCAGCAAAAAGATTTAAGAAAACAGGAACAGGTAAGTTAAAAAGAGCTAAAGCTTTTACAAGTCATATATTAACAAAGAAAAGCCCGAAAAGAAAAAGAAACCTTAGAAAAACAGCATATGTTTCAACAACTCAAATAAAATCGATGAAGAAATTGTTACCATACTTATAA
- the rplT gene encoding 50S ribosomal protein L20, with protein sequence MARIKRAVNSRKNHKKVLKLAKGYYGGRSKLFKTANEAVMRALRNGYIGRKLKKRDFRKLWIARINAATRLNDLSYSRFMNGMKLSGIDINRKMLSEIAINDPKAFAELVEVAKKQLQA encoded by the coding sequence ATGGCAAGAATTAAGCGAGCAGTTAACTCTCGTAAAAACCATAAAAAAGTATTAAAGCTTGCAAAAGGCTACTATGGTGGTAGAAGTAAGTTATTTAAAACAGCTAATGAAGCAGTAATGAGAGCACTTAGAAATGGTTATATCGGAAGAAAATTAAAGAAAAGAGATTTTAGAAAACTTTGGATAGCTAGAATCAATGCTGCTACAAGGTTAAATGACCTTTCATATTCAAGATTCATGAATGGAATGAAACTTTCAGGCATAGATATTAACAGAAAAATGCTTTCTGAAATTGCAATAAATGATCCAAAAGCTTTTGCTGAATTAGTAGAAGTTGCAAAAAAACAATTACAAGCATAA